From Leptospira dzoumogneensis, one genomic window encodes:
- a CDS encoding alpha/beta hydrolase: MIQYSFQGLPFLLKYADMIDSPDVEMREEQLKIPKKSSFRTKIFPGQEHSPVIYLQHGMSNRGIDDPRILTLAKHLRNSGATVYLPELKEVKGLEISDDTVPNIRALFREIVKIEGKAISFLSASFSAGMGMVALSGKEEQKNLKSALLVGTYSDFADTLPFILSNYDIDPYAVHVLLYNYISKLQPKLSKLEEFYFEAALDNGLKRTGEEEKSSKLIQKLGKKEKEFVYSVQSDPRFRMALVEPILSVLPPNFILRNSPKNFLSDWKAPIALLHGFDDPVISPDESELLFGSLGNGKEEWKVLLKSRLITHGDHLPFYTQLGEIPKLAGLWGFFLKKSGL, from the coding sequence TCCAATACTCTTTCCAGGGACTCCCATTTTTACTTAAATACGCGGACATGATAGATTCTCCCGATGTGGAGATGAGGGAAGAACAATTAAAAATCCCTAAGAAGTCTTCCTTTAGGACTAAGATATTTCCGGGCCAGGAACATTCTCCTGTGATCTACTTGCAGCATGGGATGAGTAACAGGGGAATAGACGACCCTAGAATTCTAACTCTTGCAAAACATCTGAGAAACAGTGGAGCCACAGTATATCTTCCTGAACTGAAGGAAGTTAAGGGGTTAGAGATCTCTGATGATACTGTTCCGAATATCAGGGCTTTATTCCGGGAGATCGTAAAGATAGAAGGTAAGGCGATCTCATTCTTATCCGCAAGCTTCTCCGCTGGGATGGGAATGGTTGCATTGTCCGGCAAAGAAGAACAGAAAAATCTAAAATCCGCTCTACTTGTAGGAACATATTCGGACTTCGCGGATACTCTTCCTTTCATTCTATCCAACTACGATATAGATCCTTATGCGGTTCATGTTCTGCTTTATAATTATATTTCTAAGCTCCAGCCTAAACTTTCCAAATTAGAAGAGTTCTACTTCGAGGCTGCCTTGGATAACGGATTAAAAAGAACCGGAGAAGAGGAGAAGTCCTCTAAACTTATTCAAAAGTTAGGTAAGAAGGAGAAAGAATTTGTATACTCTGTTCAATCCGATCCTAGGTTTAGAATGGCCTTAGTAGAGCCCATTCTATCCGTATTGCCGCCTAACTTCATTTTACGCAATTCTCCCAAGAACTTCCTTTCTGATTGGAAGGCACCTATCGCATTATTGCATGGATTCGACGATCCTGTCATCTCTCCGGACGAATCAGAGCTATTGTTCGGTTCCTTGGGCAATGGAAAGGAAGAATGGAAGGTGCTCTTAAAGTCCAGGCTGATCACTCATGGGGATCATCTTCCATTTTATACTCAATTAGGTGAGATCCCTAAACTTGCGGGACTCTGGGGATTTTTTCTAAAAAAATCCGGACTCTAA
- a CDS encoding DUF342 domain-containing protein gives MVVSTEQTSGVSDQETSWESVFSLKISSDNLGADLTIRPGMIKGRALSTSIVIEYLHNKDISQDRIIGDNIYGALKQLQASTSRMDFSPISFVVAQGFPPVKGEDGWLKFYHPQAQRVKIGEDGHADYRNIERYIYVKAGEKLATLFEGIPGKPGMDVFGKPIAPPPIKRPKLTIGKNVQEKGLVQENKPLVEYFATCNGAIFSTESSITVSQELQIDSNVGLGTGNINYDGNVLVKGDVEAATSIKTQGNLMVKGNVETSDLTIARDLEVSGGIKGDGKNVIKIGGHLYAKFIENAEIEVEGDVIVEGFILNSKIHSLGNVILNGSSGNLVSSTVSTYMGLTCANLGSQAELDVTVELGFHFRNEKTFQDLTKRLQVAEKEIEKVLPKVQQIKQMVQRSRGQIPEDKKEGYRKVFEEFNKQNKFIELVKQKLEVLKSSRFNPGEVQLVVRKGAYKGSIIKYRRQVEKIEKFQSAFMMRFQPGQDKAAMVAIKPQK, from the coding sequence ATGGTTGTGAGTACAGAGCAAACTTCGGGTGTATCGGATCAAGAGACAAGCTGGGAGAGCGTATTCTCTCTTAAGATCAGTTCGGATAATCTGGGCGCCGATCTAACAATTCGTCCCGGGATGATCAAGGGAAGGGCTCTTTCTACTAGTATTGTAATAGAATATCTTCATAATAAGGATATCTCGCAAGATCGTATCATCGGGGATAATATCTACGGCGCTTTAAAACAATTACAGGCATCCACCTCTCGGATGGATTTTTCTCCTATTTCTTTCGTGGTGGCACAAGGTTTTCCTCCCGTAAAAGGAGAGGACGGTTGGCTGAAATTCTATCATCCTCAGGCGCAAAGAGTGAAGATAGGAGAAGATGGACACGCGGATTATAGAAATATCGAAAGATATATTTATGTAAAGGCAGGGGAGAAGCTTGCAACCCTATTCGAAGGAATTCCAGGAAAACCAGGGATGGATGTTTTCGGAAAACCGATCGCTCCTCCTCCTATCAAAAGACCTAAACTTACTATCGGTAAGAATGTTCAGGAAAAGGGTCTGGTCCAAGAGAACAAACCTTTGGTGGAATATTTTGCTACCTGCAACGGCGCTATTTTCTCCACAGAATCTTCTATCACTGTTTCCCAAGAATTGCAGATCGATTCCAATGTAGGTCTCGGAACAGGAAATATCAATTATGACGGAAACGTTCTAGTAAAAGGAGATGTAGAAGCTGCTACTTCCATCAAGACCCAAGGGAATTTGATGGTAAAAGGAAATGTGGAAACTTCCGATCTAACGATCGCCCGCGACTTAGAAGTCAGCGGCGGGATCAAGGGTGACGGCAAAAATGTAATCAAGATCGGCGGACATCTTTACGCTAAGTTCATTGAAAATGCAGAGATAGAAGTAGAGGGAGACGTTATTGTCGAAGGTTTTATCCTAAACTCCAAGATCCATTCTCTTGGGAACGTGATACTGAACGGTTCCAGTGGAAACTTGGTATCTTCTACAGTTTCCACTTATATGGGGTTGACCTGTGCAAACCTAGGTTCCCAAGCGGAGTTGGATGTAACCGTAGAGTTAGGATTCCATTTTAGGAACGAGAAAACTTTCCAAGACCTGACTAAACGTCTTCAAGTTGCGGAAAAGGAAATAGAAAAGGTCTTACCTAAGGTCCAGCAGATCAAACAGATGGTCCAAAGATCCAGAGGCCAGATCCCTGAGGATAAAAAAGAAGGGTATCGTAAGGTCTTCGAAGAATTTAACAAGCAGAACAAGTTCATAGAACTAGTGAAACAAAAACTGGAAGTATTAAAATCTTCCAGATTTAATCCGGGAGAAGTTCAGCTTGTTGTCCGCAAAGGTGCTTATAAGGGAAGTATCATCAAGTATAGAAGGCAGGTGGAGAAGATTGAAAAATTCCAGTCTGCCTTTATGATGCGTTTCCAACCAGGGCAGGACAAGGCCGCCATGGTTGCTATCAAACCTCAGAAGTGA
- the mtnA gene encoding S-methyl-5-thioribose-1-phosphate isomerase: MKKENLRPIFWEKEGLKLLDQRQIPGKKEWFTAKNSEDAIFAIKEMVVRGAPAIAITGLFGAVLEFKKFSKKPDYQEFQTILSNILGSRPTAVNLRRAFEELSSIFPKEEYDNVSLSELQQKSEKFAIHVFEEDIRNNLELAKNGVGLFPSSPSKLKIITHCNTGALATAGHGTALGVIRSLKDAGHDLTVYADETRPYLQGARLTAWELMEEGIENYLITDSMAGWLMSSQKIDAVIVGVDRVAANGDSANKIGTYPLAVLAKHHGIPFYIAATEKSFDFKITDGSQIPIEMRTQDEVTRLNFLKNEKGEAILSEGVIAPVGVKALNPSFDVTPANLIKAFITEKGIIPPDKIKEFFG; the protein is encoded by the coding sequence ATGAAAAAAGAGAACTTAAGGCCGATTTTTTGGGAGAAAGAAGGACTTAAACTTTTAGACCAAAGACAGATCCCCGGCAAAAAAGAATGGTTTACCGCGAAAAATTCCGAGGATGCGATCTTTGCCATCAAAGAAATGGTGGTCCGAGGTGCTCCTGCGATCGCCATCACAGGGTTATTCGGTGCAGTCCTTGAATTCAAAAAGTTTTCTAAAAAACCCGATTACCAAGAATTCCAAACCATACTCTCCAATATCCTAGGATCCAGACCGACTGCCGTGAATCTTAGAAGAGCATTCGAAGAACTATCTTCTATATTTCCGAAAGAAGAATATGATAACGTATCTTTGTCGGAACTCCAACAGAAATCGGAAAAATTTGCGATCCATGTTTTCGAAGAAGATATCAGGAACAATTTAGAATTAGCGAAGAATGGTGTGGGACTTTTTCCTTCTTCTCCTTCTAAACTTAAAATTATCACTCATTGTAATACGGGTGCGTTGGCAACCGCCGGACATGGAACAGCACTCGGTGTGATCCGCTCTTTGAAAGACGCGGGACATGATCTTACTGTATATGCGGACGAGACCCGTCCTTATCTGCAGGGTGCAAGATTAACCGCTTGGGAACTCATGGAAGAAGGGATCGAAAATTATTTGATCACAGACAGTATGGCCGGCTGGCTCATGTCCTCCCAAAAAATAGACGCGGTCATCGTGGGCGTGGATAGAGTAGCAGCTAACGGTGATTCTGCGAATAAGATAGGGACCTATCCTTTGGCGGTTTTAGCGAAACATCACGGAATTCCATTTTATATTGCGGCCACGGAAAAAAGTTTTGATTTTAAAATTACGGACGGTTCTCAGATCCCGATCGAGATGAGAACACAAGACGAAGTCACTCGTTTGAACTTTCTAAAAAACGAAAAGGGAGAAGCGATCCTTTCGGAAGGTGTGATCGCCCCTGTGGGAGTAAAAGCGCTCAATCCTTCTTTTGATGTGACTCCCGCAAACCTGATCAAAGCGTTTATCACGGAGAAAGGGATTATTCCTCCGGATAAGATCAAAGAGTTTTTTGGCTGA
- a CDS encoding rhomboid family intramembrane serine protease yields the protein MAKRNPTSGPKLFGFSLIHPLNLVLFFNIFVWALLMMEGGRGIITYFFGLNPSLVIEKKMYWQVFTYGFLHVVGGDFFSSLIHIGMNMFGLFTVGFWLCRYIGGWKFLSVYLLSQLGGGLFVLSFSYIGWKTGLVPENSIWDSYHSTTVGASGGVFGVLAAFSIMFPEARFVFPPVRAKFAPWVLIGFGFSVDAYYLLQFHSSGVMSQSFFGMMSNSGHLGGAVFGLFSLLGLQKFGGKTRTPIFVRRWERPKENQERVMVRPKNPGDPFETQIRKNRELLSHLYGISDAKEKENILTPIQAENTNLCPPSDYNPEDMFCLRCEWLQNCELRKLRKDHPQL from the coding sequence ATGGCAAAGAGAAATCCGACCTCAGGTCCGAAGCTTTTCGGATTCTCGCTGATTCACCCTTTGAATCTGGTCTTATTCTTCAATATTTTCGTCTGGGCACTTCTAATGATGGAAGGTGGACGAGGAATTATCACTTATTTTTTCGGATTAAACCCAAGCCTAGTCATCGAAAAGAAAATGTACTGGCAGGTATTCACTTACGGATTTCTGCATGTGGTAGGCGGTGATTTTTTCTCTTCTCTCATCCATATAGGGATGAATATGTTCGGACTATTCACCGTAGGTTTCTGGCTTTGCAGATATATCGGCGGTTGGAAATTTTTAAGCGTATATCTTCTATCCCAACTAGGCGGTGGACTTTTCGTTTTGTCTTTTTCTTATATAGGATGGAAGACAGGACTTGTTCCTGAAAATTCAATTTGGGATAGTTATCATTCTACCACAGTAGGCGCAAGCGGTGGAGTTTTCGGAGTGCTTGCAGCATTCAGTATCATGTTCCCTGAAGCAAGATTTGTATTTCCTCCGGTAAGAGCAAAATTCGCTCCTTGGGTATTGATCGGTTTCGGATTTTCCGTAGATGCTTATTATCTTCTTCAATTCCATTCCAGCGGAGTCATGTCCCAAAGTTTTTTCGGGATGATGAGTAACTCAGGTCATTTGGGCGGAGCGGTCTTCGGTCTATTCAGTCTTCTCGGCTTACAAAAGTTCGGAGGAAAAACCAGAACTCCTATCTTCGTAAGAAGATGGGAAAGGCCTAAAGAAAATCAAGAAAGGGTAATGGTCCGTCCCAAAAATCCGGGAGACCCTTTTGAGACACAGATCCGGAAAAATAGAGAACTCTTAAGTCATCTCTATGGAATTTCGGATGCAAAGGAGAAGGAAAATATTCTCACTCCTATACAAGCAGAGAATACGAATCTATGTCCTCCCTCTGACTACAATCCGGAAGATATGTTTTGTCTTCGATGTGAATGGCTCCAGAACTGTGAATTGAGAAAATTAAGGAAGGATCATCCTCAACTTTGA
- a CDS encoding LIC11177 family protein — translation MADKKKTVLPDVLMREKLQKIALNEKVKAARVVGSDKVGSESDPRKEDGPGSKIFKAIDESLSDLRYYFLEGEYGVKVADLFNRNESQFDRLGITPRRFLEFARESFDRFKQLQKKMPLEPMNKKGWEYLERSLSELIGKLNEKFNK, via the coding sequence TTGGCGGATAAAAAGAAAACAGTTCTCCCCGACGTTCTTATGAGGGAGAAATTACAAAAGATCGCCCTTAACGAAAAAGTAAAAGCGGCCAGGGTAGTCGGGTCAGATAAAGTCGGCTCCGAATCTGATCCAAGAAAAGAAGACGGACCAGGCTCTAAAATTTTTAAGGCCATAGACGAATCCCTCTCGGATCTTAGATATTATTTTCTGGAAGGAGAATACGGAGTTAAGGTCGCCGATCTATTCAATCGTAACGAAAGTCAATTTGACAGATTGGGTATCACTCCTAGGAGATTTTTAGAATTCGCAAGAGAGTCCTTCGATCGTTTCAAACAGTTACAGAAAAAAATGCCTTTGGAACCCATGAACAAAAAGGGATGGGAATATCTGGAAAGAAGTTTGTCGGAACTAATCGGCAAGCTGAACGAGAAGTTCAATAAGTAA
- a CDS encoding HpcH/HpaI aldolase/citrate lyase family protein — MSKLPHPKDALFEGEKPFPIIPACEHFAGSEKLITKALELQNKLGGLFDITMDCEDGAQTGKEKEHAEMIVRIQNSELNKHNMSGVRIHDYTNSFWKQDVDIIVPGAGNKIAYITIPKPTKASQVEEMITYIQGAAKKAGITREIPIHVLIETHGALADVDKIAALPWMQVVDFGLMDFISGHHGAIPASCMKSPGQFDHELLRRAKASCVAAALAHGVIPAHNVTLDLKNQYQTYKDAKRAHDEFGFLRMWSIYPTQIQAILDAMAPDYSEVQTSAAILVKAQDAEWGPIQHDGDLHDRATYRYFWEVLQKAKLTGIAIPEEASKRFF, encoded by the coding sequence ATGTCCAAATTACCACATCCTAAGGATGCATTATTCGAAGGAGAAAAACCTTTCCCTATCATCCCGGCCTGCGAACATTTTGCCGGATCCGAAAAACTGATCACTAAAGCTCTAGAGTTACAAAACAAACTCGGCGGTCTTTTCGATATCACAATGGACTGCGAAGACGGTGCTCAAACCGGAAAAGAAAAAGAACACGCGGAAATGATCGTCCGCATCCAAAACTCCGAACTCAATAAACATAATATGAGCGGTGTTAGGATCCACGATTATACCAATTCCTTCTGGAAACAAGACGTAGACATTATCGTTCCAGGCGCGGGAAACAAGATCGCATACATCACAATCCCTAAACCTACAAAAGCTTCCCAAGTGGAAGAAATGATCACTTATATCCAAGGCGCTGCTAAAAAAGCGGGGATCACTAGAGAGATCCCGATCCACGTATTGATCGAAACTCACGGAGCACTTGCCGATGTGGACAAGATCGCTGCTCTTCCTTGGATGCAAGTAGTTGATTTCGGTCTAATGGATTTCATCTCAGGACACCACGGAGCGATCCCAGCTTCTTGTATGAAAAGCCCAGGACAATTCGACCACGAATTATTAAGAAGAGCAAAAGCTTCTTGTGTTGCTGCAGCACTCGCTCACGGAGTAATCCCTGCTCATAACGTTACTCTTGACCTGAAAAACCAATACCAAACTTATAAAGATGCAAAAAGAGCTCATGATGAGTTCGGATTCCTTCGTATGTGGTCCATCTATCCAACTCAGATCCAAGCGATCTTAGATGCGATGGCTCCGGACTATAGCGAAGTCCAAACTTCTGCCGCAATTCTTGTAAAAGCACAGGATGCAGAATGGGGACCGATCCAACACGACGGAGATCTTCATGACAGAGCAACTTACCGTTACTTCTGGGAAGTTCTTCAAAAAGCAAAACTTACCGGGATCGCAATTCCGGAAGAAGCTTCCAAAAGATTCTTCTAA
- a CDS encoding ornithine carbamoyltransferase has product METSKIKHLISWQDWSDAEVLDLLQFAVHVKNHRANYLGHMTGRTLAMLFQKTSTRTRVSFEVAMTEMGGHAIYLDWMTSNFLLSDIDLEAEYLSRNVSVIMARMRKHEELLQLKSGSQVPVINGCCNKFHPCQSLADILTIVMDNPKPIKELKLTYIGVHNNVVNSLIGITSALGMELTLLTPIAETENIDQDTVERAKKKGTIQWETDLIRSVKNADYIYTDTWVDMEFFNDPAFADKKKERMNLMMPFQINESLLKETKAKVMHDMPIHSGYEITREVVRSPRSIIFQQAENRLDAQKAVILQLLEA; this is encoded by the coding sequence ATGGAAACCTCTAAAATCAAACATCTTATCTCCTGGCAGGATTGGTCCGACGCAGAAGTCTTGGATCTTCTACAATTTGCTGTCCATGTGAAAAATCACAGAGCCAATTATCTGGGGCATATGACCGGAAGGACTCTTGCTATGCTTTTCCAAAAGACTAGCACTCGTACCAGAGTTTCTTTCGAAGTTGCGATGACTGAGATGGGAGGACATGCTATCTATTTGGATTGGATGACTTCTAACTTTCTTCTTTCCGATATTGATCTGGAAGCGGAATATCTTTCCAGAAACGTTTCAGTCATCATGGCTCGGATGAGAAAACATGAGGAACTTTTACAGTTAAAGTCGGGCTCTCAGGTTCCCGTCATCAACGGATGTTGTAATAAATTCCATCCTTGCCAATCATTAGCGGATATTCTTACAATCGTAATGGACAATCCTAAACCTATTAAGGAACTGAAGCTCACCTATATCGGTGTGCATAATAACGTAGTAAATTCTCTTATAGGTATCACTTCCGCTTTAGGAATGGAACTTACTCTTCTCACCCCGATCGCAGAAACTGAAAATATAGATCAGGATACTGTGGAAAGGGCTAAGAAGAAGGGCACGATCCAATGGGAGACTGATCTGATCCGTTCCGTAAAAAATGCGGATTATATTTATACGGATACCTGGGTAGACATGGAGTTCTTCAATGATCCTGCTTTCGCGGATAAGAAGAAGGAACGAATGAACCTAATGATGCCTTTCCAGATAAATGAATCATTGCTCAAAGAGACCAAGGCAAAGGTAATGCACGATATGCCGATCCACTCCGGTTACGAAATTACAAGAGAAGTGGTCAGAAGTCCTAGATCCATTATCTTCCAACAGGCGGAGAATCGTTTGGATGCTCAAAAGGCGGTCATCCTACAACTCTTAGAAGCTTGA
- a CDS encoding peptide chain release factor 3: MSESAIGQNIVEEETKRRRTFAIIAHPDAGKTTLTEKLLLYGGAIQLAGAVKARKNRKAATSDWMEMEKEKGISITSAALQFEYKNHVLNLLDTPGHEDFSEDTYRTLIAADTAVMVLDAGRGVEPQTIKLFKVCRDRGIPIVTFVNKMDRPTKKMFELLDEIEKVLGITAIPMVWPIGTGVDFSGVYNRVDKKIYTYDKTPGGSQKSAFQSSGIEDTNLDSMFEDWVLKQFREEVELVEEGIAPFSLDEFLDSKITPVFFGSAVNNFGIQLFLDHFLKIAPPPLYFPLKNGDRLDPITTPFSGFVFKVQANMNKAHRDRIAFLRVCSGKFERGLNVNHGRLGKAVKLSSSFAFFGQDRNTVDEAYPGDIIGLVNPGTYSIGDILASGKVPDLKPLPVFAPEIFATLSCVETGALKSFRKGIEQLAEEGILHLFTSQTVGGGLPVIGAMGQLQFEVFRRRLQDEYSAPTNINILPYQVSCWLLEEDIPKVPQGSNLVTDSLGRAALLFDSEWEKGYFQKKNPEIRLLDYPTQDVSELNQEY, from the coding sequence GTGTCTGAAAGCGCTATCGGCCAAAATATAGTAGAAGAGGAAACCAAACGTAGGAGAACCTTCGCGATCATAGCCCATCCGGATGCGGGTAAAACTACCCTGACCGAAAAGCTTCTATTGTACGGAGGCGCTATCCAACTTGCGGGTGCAGTAAAGGCGCGTAAAAATCGTAAGGCTGCTACCTCCGACTGGATGGAAATGGAAAAGGAGAAGGGGATCTCGATCACTTCCGCAGCTCTGCAATTCGAATATAAAAATCATGTATTAAATTTATTAGATACTCCGGGTCACGAAGACTTCTCCGAAGATACGTACCGCACATTGATCGCAGCAGACACCGCAGTGATGGTGTTAGATGCCGGTAGAGGAGTGGAGCCTCAAACAATCAAATTGTTTAAAGTATGCAGGGACCGTGGGATCCCGATCGTTACATTCGTAAACAAGATGGACCGCCCTACTAAAAAAATGTTCGAGCTCTTGGATGAGATCGAAAAAGTTTTAGGTATCACTGCGATCCCGATGGTATGGCCGATCGGAACCGGAGTAGATTTTAGCGGAGTGTACAATCGTGTGGATAAAAAGATCTACACTTACGACAAAACTCCAGGTGGTTCCCAAAAGTCCGCATTCCAAAGTTCAGGGATAGAAGATACAAATCTGGACTCTATGTTCGAGGACTGGGTCTTAAAACAATTTAGGGAAGAAGTAGAACTTGTAGAAGAAGGAATTGCTCCATTCTCCTTGGATGAATTTTTAGATTCAAAGATCACACCTGTGTTTTTCGGATCTGCTGTGAATAATTTCGGGATCCAATTATTCTTGGATCATTTTTTAAAGATCGCTCCTCCTCCTTTATATTTCCCATTGAAGAATGGAGATCGTTTAGATCCGATCACCACTCCTTTCAGCGGATTCGTGTTCAAGGTGCAGGCCAATATGAACAAGGCTCACAGGGACAGGATCGCATTCCTCCGAGTATGTTCAGGTAAGTTCGAAAGAGGACTTAACGTGAATCACGGAAGATTAGGAAAGGCCGTAAAACTTTCCTCCTCTTTTGCATTTTTCGGACAGGATAGAAACACTGTGGATGAGGCGTATCCTGGAGATATCATAGGCCTTGTGAATCCAGGAACTTATTCTATCGGAGATATATTAGCCAGCGGTAAAGTTCCTGATCTAAAACCTCTTCCTGTATTTGCTCCAGAAATTTTTGCTACTCTATCTTGTGTGGAAACCGGCGCTCTCAAAAGTTTCAGAAAGGGAATCGAACAATTGGCAGAAGAGGGAATTCTTCACTTATTCACTTCTCAGACTGTGGGTGGCGGATTGCCTGTGATAGGTGCAATGGGCCAGCTTCAGTTCGAGGTGTTTAGAAGAAGGTTACAAGACGAGTATTCTGCCCCTACGAATATCAATATTCTTCCTTACCAAGTTTCTTGTTGGTTGCTTGAAGAAGATATTCCTAAGGTCCCACAAGGTTCTAATCTTGTGACTGATAGCCTGGGAAGAGCGGCACTTCTATTCGATTCTGAATGGGAGAAGGGTTATTTCCAAAAGAAAAATCCTGAGATCCGACTATTGGATTATCCTACGCAGGATGTTTCTGAGTTAAACCAGGAATACTGA
- a CDS encoding heterodisulfide reductase-related iron-sulfur binding cluster yields the protein MAISQIAFHVIFTALFIVANVVFVRAVLYRLNLVFNARKANGTENFLEHKNWGFRIKSFVLNVILQKKNFKEPLRGIMHAFVFYGFVTYLLHTTSQFISGVFGYALDDPYKFTLVGSLFGETANHYYEAALQVVSILVLIGLGFFAWRRWIQKAKGLDVHSPASAIVIGMISLLMISTLLGEGARAVGAEYANPFHDAAPIAAGIGAFWEAIGVEYSSADLVFQIMWWTHILSVFAFMLYVPTSKHAHLIFAPFNYFLQSDTPKGALSKLNLEDETAVWGVTRTEDFPWPNLLDGLSCIECGRCQVQCPANRTGKVLNPKAIIVELKHALMDKMPEVVKIRETNPEGAADAVAALDTSVIGKYEGLSEEALWGCTTCYACVEACPVGNNQVNAIMEMRRHLVLVDSNFPAELQGAFVNMENNSNPWGVAAHSRADWAEGLGVKTMAEDSNVDVLYWVGCAGAFDDRNKRIAQSFVKIMQKADVKFGILGTEEGCSGDSARRGGNEYLYQTLAQANVDTMNGYNVKKVVTACPHCYNTIKNEYPQFGGNFEVIHHSEFINELSKEGKIDVGVAEDANAGKYTYHDSCYIGRYNDNYENPRDLVKKVSGGKLAEPVDHHTKGLCCGAGGAQMWMEEHGERVNFKRSNQLLDTGATTIATACPFCITMITDGVKQEGKIEEVKVKDIAELVAENLK from the coding sequence ATGGCTATTTCTCAAATCGCCTTCCACGTGATCTTCACGGCTCTATTTATAGTAGCAAATGTTGTATTCGTTCGTGCCGTTCTCTACAGATTAAATCTTGTATTTAATGCTAGAAAGGCTAACGGAACAGAAAACTTCCTGGAACATAAAAACTGGGGATTCCGGATCAAAAGTTTCGTATTAAACGTAATCTTACAAAAAAAGAACTTTAAAGAACCATTACGCGGTATCATGCACGCATTCGTATTTTACGGATTCGTCACTTACTTACTGCATACTACCAGCCAGTTTATCTCCGGTGTATTTGGATATGCGTTGGATGATCCTTACAAATTCACCTTAGTCGGAAGTTTATTCGGAGAAACTGCGAACCATTATTACGAAGCTGCTCTTCAAGTAGTTTCCATTTTGGTATTAATAGGACTTGGATTCTTTGCTTGGAGACGTTGGATCCAAAAGGCAAAAGGATTAGATGTTCATTCACCTGCTTCTGCAATCGTAATCGGAATGATCTCCCTACTCATGATCTCGACCCTATTGGGAGAAGGCGCAAGAGCAGTTGGAGCAGAATACGCTAACCCATTCCATGATGCGGCTCCAATCGCTGCAGGTATCGGAGCTTTTTGGGAAGCGATCGGTGTAGAATATTCTTCCGCAGACTTGGTTTTCCAGATCATGTGGTGGACCCATATTCTATCCGTATTCGCGTTCATGTTGTATGTTCCTACATCTAAACACGCTCACTTGATCTTCGCGCCATTTAACTATTTCTTACAATCGGATACTCCTAAAGGTGCTCTTTCTAAATTGAATTTGGAAGATGAGACTGCCGTTTGGGGAGTTACAAGAACGGAAGACTTCCCTTGGCCAAACCTTCTAGACGGACTTTCTTGTATTGAGTGCGGTCGCTGCCAAGTTCAGTGTCCAGCAAACAGAACCGGAAAAGTTCTGAATCCTAAAGCGATCATCGTGGAATTAAAACACGCGCTTATGGATAAAATGCCGGAAGTTGTAAAGATCAGAGAAACGAATCCGGAAGGAGCTGCTGATGCAGTTGCTGCATTAGATACTTCCGTGATCGGAAAATACGAAGGTCTTTCGGAAGAAGCTCTCTGGGGATGTACTACTTGTTACGCATGTGTAGAAGCTTGTCCTGTTGGAAACAACCAAGTAAACGCAATCATGGAAATGAGAAGACACTTGGTACTTGTCGATTCTAACTTCCCTGCGGAACTACAAGGTGCATTCGTAAACATGGAAAACAACTCCAACCCTTGGGGAGTTGCTGCACACTCCAGAGCGGATTGGGCGGAAGGTCTTGGCGTGAAAACCATGGCAGAAGATTCCAATGTGGATGTTCTATACTGGGTTGGCTGCGCTGGAGCTTTCGATGATCGTAACAAACGTATCGCTCAGTCCTTCGTTAAGATCATGCAAAAAGCAGATGTTAAGTTCGGTATCTTAGGAACGGAAGAAGGATGTTCCGGAGATTCCGCACGTAGAGGTGGTAACGAATATCTCTACCAAACATTAGCACAAGCAAACGTAGACACAATGAACGGATACAACGTGAAGAAGGTTGTAACCGCTTGTCCTCACTGCTATAACACGATCAAAAATGAATATCCTCAGTTCGGCGGAAACTTCGAAGTAATCCACCACTCTGAATTCATCAACGAACTTTCTAAAGAAGGAAAGATCGATGTAGGCGTTGCAGAAGATGCAAATGCCGGAAAGTATACCTACCACGACTCTTGTTATATCGGAAGATATAACGACAACTACGAGAACCCAAGAGACCTGGTCAAAAAGGTTTCCGGTGGAAAACTCGCAGAACCTGTAGACCATCATACTAAAGGACTCTGCTGCGGTGCAGGTGGAGCTCAGATGTGGATGGAAGAGCATGGAGAAAGGGTCAACTTCAAGAGATCCAACCAACTTCTGGATACCGGAGCTACTACGATCGCAACCGCTTGTCCTTTCTGTATCACAATGATCACAGACGGGGTTAAACAAGAAGGAAAGATCGAAGAAGTAAAAGTAAAAGATATCGCGGAACTAGTCGCGGAAAACTTGAAATAA